The region GGGGAAATATcagaaagagtaatgtttcttacacaactcttatataacttttgcacaactctaaataatttttttttataattttttttatgatcaactattggatttgttttcttacatgtgggtcctaatattcaatagttgatcttaacaaaaagttgttagaattgtgcaagaaacattactctatagGAAAATTGATATAGGtgatttttttgtgatttttttcaaattttccctatatttagggaagagAATCACCTATAGAGTATGTGGCTACGGATTAAGAtcctttacaattttaaaaaattttgagattctcaaattatgtgaatttaagcCGTTTTTTATATCGAATGACgtgaaaaatattaaacattaaagatatgacatgttacatattgaggcaaaaaaaaattccaaaaggcatttatttttttattttttttaacttttgaagAGACACTTCTTCTTTACTAAActaaaagacagttttttgcttgaagcttttatacgacataaagtgtaaaaacctgataaaaatatattcaattcttattgttaacatattacatttttaatatgtcgTAAATTTCATATCGTTTAATGTATGAAATgacttaaatttatataatttgagaattttaaatttctttgaaattgtaggggATACTCATACGTCTTCTACTTGTACTTTTAGAGAATTccacattttatatatatatatgaacgacAGTTGGAGGAATGGTCGTTTTATCAATGGAGGCAATGGAGCTGGCTTTGGCTTCCACTGACCCCCGGCTCCTGCTTTTGGTAAGCTAGGAAGATTATGAACAAGCGCAAGGCATCAACTAAGCTTCAGTTGACTtttgtaaagaataaaaattgatatattCAAACTTGCctttgtttatctttttattaattttttttcacagttatctttttattaattagtcAACAAAATTAGGATAGCTGTTTTTAAATCCTCTATGTTAATTAGCTGTTGATCtacttattttaaataataaataaaacttcaaaaactttgACTTTAGTGACATCCAATTAACTACACTTTATGTTTCAAATTTAATCGTAGTCAAAATCTCAAAGTCAAATAGCAGGATATGAGCCTTGAAGATCGAGCTGACTTGATCGCCAGCATTACTGGACTAGTTGTCCAAATAGGAACAAGACCCTCTCCATTTTACATAGGGAgtcatttaataatttatggtcaaaattttacttatatatTTAATGGTTTACATAATATACattatcacattatttaaaaattttaaattatataacataatatacaccattagatgcaacacaaaaaaaaaaaaaaaaaaaaaaatcataagtgAAATGGATCGATCAATAGGAAGCAAcataaaataaaccaaatttGATGCCTGAATATTCTGTTTGATAATCTGTTACTAATTCTTCTTATGCTTCTGGTAAATCAAAAGGTAATCTCTCACATTTTACTaagaaagaaagtataaaaACGATAAACCCTATAGGTTGACACCACAAATTCATCCCCAGCTCACGTACCGCTTTAATGGACAAACAACCCAATCCTTGGAACATATTATAGTTCCAGGTGGCGAAGAGCCGACATCAAGATGCCAAACCTTGTAAAGGATCTTCGTCAGTTGGCTTCTTTATTAATCTTTATTAATGCACATtactaacttttattataattataaacttAACGTGCTAATCTATATTGGAAAAATAATTAAGCATGTTTATTCTTCACTCTTCACGTACCCACAAGAGCATTAATTATGTAGTATCTTagcattttccttatatttaacAGAGTAAGACAAGAAAGCCGAGCTGATCGAGACATGAGATTTGCATTATTTTGCAAGTTTAAGCGCACATGCATATGCTGCATTAATTTGGCTCGAGCATTCAAGCCCTTCCACATTCTATGCTTGTTTGTTATGACTTATGAAGAGTTAAGTTTATTTTTACTTTGTAAATTAAATGGTCTGAACCCGCATTGTCCATTCACCCACTCTTCACTCCTAATTACCCCCTTTTTTTGCATTCTTCAACCTAATTAGATAAGTTCATGCCTAAAGTTCCGGGAAAAatatgagaaagaaaaagaaaataaaataaaaaagccccCAACTACAATAATCCATCACACATGTATAATCGATCATTTCTCTTGATCACAAGTtaattaataaagttttcttcagACTAGGTTGTTAGATTTTCACAAATTTAgtatattaaactaacatgtttttcaaaatataaaatgcatataaaaatcACATATATAATTAGTTTAATAGGTTAATTTTGAGGAAATATATTCTTCAAACCTAGCTAGTTGAAAAGAAAACTGCCTATCTATATGCTTATCTAAATATGATTCTTAATTGGTTACCCACGattcaaaataaatcaaacgTCCTCGCAGATTTAGGTTTGCATAATTGGCTTGACATGTTGTTCAGCAACCTAATTAACTGATacaaaatagaataaataactaaaatttgaacaaggaaaacaaacagctaaataaagaaagaaaaaaaccataTACAGCAcctatttaaaatataaataataataataataaaaaaaaaaactacttgcCCTCCCGCCAACTGCGCCGTCCGCTGTCAGCCGACAAAGACGGCAAAGAGAACAACTAATGGTAACGTCTAACAGCTTCTTTCTTCTAAACCCAAACATTTCAACACCGTATGATGaatcatttatatatacaactatatatatatatatataacaactatatatatatatatatatatgaatctcttatatatatacaactctctctatatatatatattattatgtaTGTCAACGGTCAGAATCGCTGGCTATCGTATCCTCGTCTATCTCTAACCCtcttcacccccccccccccccccccccaacgaCCCTTCTATATATCCCCATCTCTCTCCTTCCTTTCCTCTTCATCCCCAAAGACATACGAATATAGAAGAAGCAGAATCTCTAACATGAGCCCTGCAAAGTTTCATGGCGACGATGATGATGAGCATTCAGGGAGGGACATCAAAGGTCCACGTCCGTCCCCCTTGAAGATCAACAAGGGCTCCCACTTTATTCAGAAGCAATCTTCGAGCTCTTCAACGTCAATCTCTTCGGTACTTTCTGATTGCGTTGCTCCGGTCAGGCAGCAACAGCGGCGACCGGTTATTATATACACTCATTCTCCCAAGATCATCCACACCCAGGCTCGGGATTTCATGGCTCTCGTCCAGAAGCTCACCGGCGTGTCGCGTCCCAACGACGATGAAGCCACTGCACAGcctgatcatcatcatcatcatcatccccaTAATAGCGATAAGATCAGCTTGTCTATGGAAGGTGGAAATGATCGTCACATGAAGCCTGTTAGCCACGATGACAACGACTCGTCTTCCGCTCTCACAGATGAGAATTGCGGCGGCGGCAAGGCAAGCTCGTCGTCCTTGTTACCAACtctaaaccaaaaccaaaaccaaaccaATCAATATTTTGCTGACATGCCTTTGTTTACCCCGAATTCGAGCAGTTTCTTCTGCTCGCCTCGGCCTGTTTATAGATATCCTGATTCGTCGTACGCGTCGCCGAACGTGGGTAACTCCATGTCACCGTCTGTTTTCGAGTTTCTCAAAGGACTACCAGAATACTGAGATACATATATTTGAGGGTTTAGCAGTAATTAATTTACTGCCTGCATTGTACATAGATTGGTGTTaatttctatgttttttttttttattttattttgtttttgtttctgttttttacGTCTCCAATGTTTTGGATATGGATCAACTAGAAATTAATTAGATAGCTAGCATCCGTTGTGAATTATAAGATCATTTAATTGATTCGTTGGCCATCAAAGGGAAAATTGATCTATCTCTCTCCTGGTCTGTATGGTACTTATTAATGTCCTATAAATAAGTTTAATTAgtgctttttttgtttgatgatCTAGCTTTCGTCGTATCtctttatatacatatattcctTCTTGAAAGAGCATgatgataaaaatgtagtttttagcaATATTACTCTTCTTGAAAGAGCATGTAATTAAGGATAATGCTAGTTAAAAAGCACACTAATTAAATATGCTAGTGGGTGCAGGTCttatttagagaaaaacttaaTTAATGCTACAAGGATCGTCTGGTACTGAAACACCAATTTGATTAATCATTTATGTAGTTTAATCTTG is a window of Alnus glutinosa chromosome 4, dhAlnGlut1.1, whole genome shotgun sequence DNA encoding:
- the LOC133866482 gene encoding VQ motif-containing protein 8, chloroplastic; translated protein: MSPAKFHGDDDDEHSGRDIKGPRPSPLKINKGSHFIQKQSSSSSTSISSVLSDCVAPVRQQQRRPVIIYTHSPKIIHTQARDFMALVQKLTGVSRPNDDEATAQPDHHHHHHPHNSDKISLSMEGGNDRHMKPVSHDDNDSSSALTDENCGGGKASSSSLLPTLNQNQNQTNQYFADMPLFTPNSSSFFCSPRPVYRYPDSSYASPNVGNSMSPSVFEFLKGLPEY